From the Oceanotoga teriensis genome, the window GGGACATTTTTATAACTTCATTTATGAGTTCTTTACCCTTTTCAGTATTTAATCCTTTTAGAGCTTCACACAGCATAGAAGTAGATGCCTGAGAAATTATACAACCATGTCCCTTGAATTTAGCATCTTTTATGATATCATCTTCTATTTTTAAAAATAAATTTATTTCATCACCACAAGATAAATTTTTAGCATGGTTTTCATAAGCATTTTCTAAAGAACCTTTAAATTGAGGATTTTTTGCATAATCAAGAATAATTTCAGAATATAAATCTTCTAAACTCATTTTAACCACTCCCAAACTTTTATCAATCCATTATAAAGTTTGTCTACATCATTTTTATCATTGTAAATATAAAAACTTGCTCTACATGACGATTGAATTCCAATATCCTTCATAATTAATTGAGCACAATGATGACCAGAACGAATTGCAATTCCAGTTAAATCATTTAATAAATGTGAAACATCATGAGGATGAATGTTTTTTAAATTAAAAGATATTATTCCAAATTGAGAAGAATCTTTAGGACCGTACAATTCTATAAAATCTAATTTATTTAATTTATTTATTGCATATTGTGTAATATCTGATATATGATCCGAAATTAAATCAAATCCTATTTCATCTATTATTTTTATTGCTTCATTTAAACCTGAAATCCCTTCCATATTTGGAGTACCAGCTTCAAATTTATAAGGTAAAATATTGAAAGATGTATCTTCATAATCAACTTGATCTATCATTTCACCGCCAAATAGAAATGGATTCATATCATTCAAAATTTTTTTCTTTCCCCACAAAATACCTATACCACCAGGAGCTAACATTTTATGACCTGAAAATGCTACAAAGTCAGCATTTAATTCTTTTAAATTTATTTCATGATGAGGAACATATTGTGCCGCATCTATTAAAATTAAAGTTTTTTCATTTATATTTTTAATTTTTTTAATCAGATCTTTAATATCTATAATTTGTCCTGTGACATTTGAATGAGCAGTAATAGCAACTAATCTTGTTTTTTTATTTATATTATTTAAATATTCAGATTCATTAAAAATGCCATCTTTATTCTTAAAAACCTTAGTATTTATATTAAAATTTTTCCCTATTTGTTGCCAAGGGACAAAGTTTGCATGATGTTCTAAACTATTTAAAAGAATTTCATCACCATCATTAAAAAAATTTGAAATAGCTA encodes:
- the sufU gene encoding Fe-S cluster assembly sulfur transfer protein SufU, with product MSLEDLYSEIILDYAKNPQFKGSLENAYENHAKNLSCGDEINLFLKIEDDIIKDAKFKGHGCIISQASTSMLCEALKGLNTEKGKELINEVIKMSQGKSFNEHIIGDLDIFKDISTYPMRIKCFTLAWHTALETIEDFEEG
- a CDS encoding SufS family cysteine desulfurase, with product MLLSQKFDLEFPSLKRNINENKLVYLDSAATTLLPKRVANRVYEYSLNHRSNVHRSSHTLAAESTLLLEETRDLLKDFLNASSSKEIIFTKGTTESINLVAYSLAISNFFNDGDEILLNSLEHHANFVPWQQIGKNFNINTKVFKNKDGIFNESEYLNNINKKTRLVAITAHSNVTGQIIDIKDLIKKIKNINEKTLILIDAAQYVPHHEINLKELNADFVAFSGHKMLAPGGIGILWGKKKILNDMNPFLFGGEMIDQVDYEDTSFNILPYKFEAGTPNMEGISGLNEAIKIIDEIGFDLISDHISDITQYAINKLNKLDFIELYGPKDSSQFGIISFNLKNIHPHDVSHLLNDLTGIAIRSGHHCAQLIMKDIGIQSSCRASFYIYNDKNDVDKLYNGLIKVWEWLK